The segment agtattattatgaaaagAGTTTAACTTGAAGCCCCTCTGAAAATCTCAGGGAACCCCAAGGGCCCATGGACTATACTTTAATActtgtattatataatatgtataatactaGAAatgttgtcgctcagtcgtgtttgactcttttgtgaccctatagatgatAGCCTACtaggtttctctgttcatgggatttttcaggcaagaatactggagtgggttgccattttccttctccaggggctcttctcaatccagggattgaactcaagtctcctgtgtcttctgcattgtagacggattctttacctgctgagccatcagagaattCCCATAATACTAGATAATACTCTAATATATAAGACCTAGCACTTTTGTGGTACTTTACTATGTGCCCGGCACTTTTCTaaggatgaatatatatatatatatatgtgcatatgtatgtatatatatacacacacacccatgtatCGCCATTTTTTACTTTGTCTCATTTATACACACAACAAGTCTATAAGGTACATTCTTTTATTGTCTCCCTTTTAACAGAAAAGGAaccagaagcacagagaggttgatgACTTGCTCAAGCTAATagcagaaccaggattcaaagcCATTCTCCAAGATCGAGCTCTTCCTTTGTACCACTGGGTAATTAAACAAACCCCAGGCGGCACGTAGCCATTTTCTTCCATGGCAGAATGGGAGTAGACAGGCAGTATCTGGAGGGACAGGGCGCAGGAGTGTCATCCGGGTACCCGTCCTGacctctgccctctcccctttGCCCTGCTAGGATGACCTCTCGGGAGCAGCTGGTGCAGCACGtgctgcaggagctgcaggaggcgGTGGAGTCAGAGGGCCTGGAGGGTCTCGTCGGTGCCGCTCTGGAGGCCAAGCAGGTCCTGTCCTCCTTCGCTCTCCCCACCCGCCGTGGCGGGGGCCCCGGCCCCCAGGTGCTGGAGGTGGACTCGGTGGCCCTGAGCCTGTATCCGGAGGATGCGCCCCGGAACATGCTGCCGCTGGTGTGCCAGGGCGAGGGCAGCCTGCTCTTCGAGGCGGCCAGCCTGCTGCTGTGGGGTGACGCGGGCCTCAGCCTGGAGCTGCGGGCGCGCACGGTGGTGGAGATGCTGCTCCACCGCCACTACTACCTCCAGGGCATGATCGACTCCAAGGTGATGCTGCAGGCGGTGCGCTACTCCCTGCGCTCCGAGGAGTCCCCGGAGATGACCAGCCTGCCGTCCGCCACGCTCGAGGCCATCTTCGACGCGGACGTCAAGGCCACCTGCTTTCCCAGCAGCTTCTCCAACGTGTGGCACTTGTACGCCCTCGCCTCGGTGGTCCAGCGCAACATCTACTCCATCTACCCGCTGCGCAACCTCAAGATCCGGCCGTACTTTAACCGTGTCATCCGCCCGCGCCGCTGCGACCACACGCCCGCCACGCTGCACATCATGTGGGCTGGCCAGCCGCTCAGTGGCCACCTCTTCCGCCACCAGTACTTTGCACCCgtggtggggctggaggaggtggAGGCCGAGAGCGCCCACCCTGGCCCGGCTCCGCTGCCCCCGCCCGCCAAGACCTTGGAGCTGCTCAACCGCGAGCCTGGCCTCAGCTACTCGCACCTGGGAGAGCACTCCAGCGTCACTAAGAGCACCTTCTACCGCTGGCGGCGGCAGTCCCAGGAGCACCGGCAGAAGGTGGCCACTCGCTTCTCGGCCAAGCACTTCCTGCAGGACAGCTTCCACCGCGGGGGCGTCGTGCCACTGCAGCAATTCCTGCAGAGGTTCCCCGAGATCTCCCGCTCCACCTATTACGCTTGGAAGCACGAGCTCGTGGGTTCTGGGGCCTGCCAGGCCCTGACCCCCACGGAGGAGCTGACGAAGCTGCCGGAGCGGCAGGTTGCCGAGGGGCTGGGATGCTCCTCGACGGCCGCGTCCAGCCCTGGCGTGGTCTTCATGCAGCGGGCCAAATTGTACCTGGAGCACTGCATTGCCCTGAATACTCTGGTACCCTACCGCTGCTTCAAACGCCGCTTCCCGGGCATCTCCAGGTCCACCTACTACAACTGGCGCCGAAAAGCTCTCCGAAGGAACCCCAGCTTCAAGCCAGTGCCGGCCCTCCTGGAGTCTGGGCCTCCCCAGCCAGTGCCGGTGGGCGAAAAGGCCTTGCTCCCTTGGAAGGGTGGTGAGGTCGGAGAGGGGGCAGCAAAAGCCACGGGTGGGGGCCCACCCGCTCCGCGGGCGTTCCTGCCCCTGAGAGTGCCGTTGTCCCGCTGGCAGAGGCGCCTGCGCAGAGCGGCCCGCAAGCAGGTGCTTGGTGGGCACCTCCCTTTCTGTCGCTTCCGTCTCCGCTACCCGAGCTTGTCGCCTTCCTCCTTTTGGGTCTGGAAGAGTCTGGCCCGAAGCTGGCCCGGAAGCCTGTCCAAGCTCCATATCCCGGCCCCCACCTTGGGCagagggagcaggaaggaggcagaggagaaagaagcTGGCAGGAATGTGATAGCTGCCGTGGCCCCCCCTGAAGGGACTTGGCCAATGGCAGCTTCTCCAGGGCAGGATCCAAGGAAGGCCACAGGAGGGCCTTCCAGAGAGGGGGCCCTGCAAGAGGGGCCCACGGCCCAGGGTCGGCCCCCCAGTGGGTCCTTGTCCAGTCACCCTGTGGTGACAGCAGCCGCGGCAGGGGGCCGGGACGGCCAGGTGCTGGTGATGGACATGCTGGCCACCACGAAGTTCAAGGCCCAGGCCAAGCTGTTCCTGCAGAAGCGCTTCCAGTCCAAGAGCTTCCCCTCCTACAAGGAATTCAGCACCCTCTTCCCCCTCACCGCCCGCTCTACCTACTACATGTGGAAACGCGCCCTCTACGATGGTCTTACTCTGGTGGACGGCTGACAGGGAGGTGTGCaaggggctgggaggaaggaggaCCACTTGGGAGAAGGTCAGAGGCCTGAGTCAGCCCCTGGCTTGGCCAGGATCCCTTTTGCCTCCACGGTGTCTACCGTGACTCCGAGGGCAGCTTTGTGTTGTTTCCCAGCTCCAGGGCAGAGAGAGCCAGAGACCGGCCATCTTGCCTCCTGTAGACAGCTGCAGGACCAGGGATGTTCTCTTCAGTTGTTtaccattcttatttttattatcgCGTCTTGGTTTTTTTAGTCTTTTGATTTAAGTGAGTTGGCTGGGCCCCCTTGCTCGTGTTGGAAGCTCTATGTATGTGGGGACCCGAAGGGAGGTTGGTTAGCTACAGCCGCTCTCAGCTTTTCCCAGGGACACAGGGAGTGTTGTAGCGTGGCCATCTGTCCCATTGGGCAGAATATATGCCTTCAGTTTCTTTTGGGGGTTGGCACCCTCTTTACTCAAAGATGTTTCCCAAAGCAACGTTAGAGATCAGATGTGGAGCAGGTCATAACTTCTGCTTGGTGCCCCTAAGGGAGAGGGTGCCAGGTTCCATATGAGCagaagaagagatgaagaaggacCAAGGTTGACCTCTAGGGGAAGGTCCTGAGCCTGATCACTGAGGGCTGACCTGTTCATTGCGAGGAGTTTGGTAAAGGGCCGGGGGAGAGAGCCTTGGGTCCCTGCTTGCTGGTGCTTGGTGCATCTGCTGTGGACCCCTCAGCC is part of the Bos indicus x Bos taurus breed Angus x Brahman F1 hybrid chromosome 10, Bos_hybrid_MaternalHap_v2.0, whole genome shotgun sequence genome and harbors:
- the VRTN gene encoding vertnin, producing the protein MTSREQLVQHVLQELQEAVESEGLEGLVGAALEAKQVLSSFALPTRRGGGPGPQVLEVDSVALSLYPEDAPRNMLPLVCQGEGSLLFEAASLLLWGDAGLSLELRARTVVEMLLHRHYYLQGMIDSKVMLQAVRYSLRSEESPEMTSLPSATLEAIFDADVKATCFPSSFSNVWHLYALASVVQRNIYSIYPLRNLKIRPYFNRVIRPRRCDHTPATLHIMWAGQPLSGHLFRHQYFAPVVGLEEVEAESAHPGPAPLPPPAKTLELLNREPGLSYSHLGEHSSVTKSTFYRWRRQSQEHRQKVATRFSAKHFLQDSFHRGGVVPLQQFLQRFPEISRSTYYAWKHELVGSGACQALTPTEELTKLPERQVAEGLGCSSTAASSPGVVFMQRAKLYLEHCIALNTLVPYRCFKRRFPGISRSTYYNWRRKALRRNPSFKPVPALLESGPPQPVPVGEKALLPWKGGEVGEGAAKATGGGPPAPRAFLPLRVPLSRWQRRLRRAARKQVLGGHLPFCRFRLRYPSLSPSSFWVWKSLARSWPGSLSKLHIPAPTLGRGSRKEAEEKEAGRNVIAAVAPPEGTWPMAASPGQDPRKATGGPSREGALQEGPTAQGRPPSGSLSSHPVVTAAAAGGRDGQVLVMDMLATTKFKAQAKLFLQKRFQSKSFPSYKEFSTLFPLTARSTYYMWKRALYDGLTLVDG